The genomic segment TCTCCATTTCACATGGTTcttctcttattattattattttacaagcTTAGAAAATTACATCAATAACGTCTTTTTTAATCAAGCaaggaataaaattatataattatgtaaaaattttgttgttctACTAATATCAGAGGaaccaatttcaaaaaaaaaaatatatatatatatatatatatatatatatatatatatatatatatatatatatatatatatatatacatatagggtTGGCAATTTTTTATTCGACTCATTTATAAGATACAATACGAAGTTATGCAAATTAGGGTTGATGCTTGAAAAGATAATTtacaatccaaaaaaaaaaacgttaGATCCGATTAAACACATGATAACCTGTTTAATTAAATGGGTTAACACATTAACCTAAATCTATTTAACccgattatatataaaatgaccCATTTAAcggatttaatatttttaaaaaaactaattcataataattatattgttaaaaaagaaaactgtaACATTGTGTGATATTGTGATTCAAAGTTTTAGTGCTTCATTATAAGTATACAATATAGTTAGCTTTATCTTTTTGGGTGGGTAAACTAGCTTcactaataaaatttagaagtaataataatattaaaagagaCCTAAGTGTTAATTAGTAATGATATTTTAAGGATTTTTGGTTCAAAGATCATAAAGGTAATCtatattgaaaagattaaaatagtTCATTAAGGCAATATCTTTCTAatgtaaaatgaaattattttaatccatTAACATGACATGATTTATATATCTAGTGAAAACCAGTTAACGTAAACAATTATAATACATCaactgtatcgtattaattataatacatCTTATtatacgtatcatttttcatctgtatcgtataatatattGTGTATCGTATAATTTTGATAGTTAACAGCAAAATTACCTAAAAAGACAtttggaaagagaaaagaaCAATATCtacacaataaataataaaactatgtagaCATATTTTTAAGCATACAAATAATGAGTCatcctataattaaattattttaaattaaagataaaataatatttaattatttgataacaaatcatctatatattcaaaagtgtatatgtataacattattttataataaaactatgtttattcagtttaagtattcaattagatattcaaataatgTGTCTTCATcggattgaatgattttaaattaaagataaattatatttaatcatgtaataacacatcatttgaaCATACAGttaagtattcaaaattatgtACATGTAACACTGTTCAAATGCATTCctcaaaatgaattttaaataaataaatcatattagtaataaatttcatcaatatattttataaatataattaaaagaaatacaaaaatataaacaaccattattgaaaataaattttgaaaaaaggaaaagagtaGTTAAGACTCaagaaatagataatattttgtcataaatcatattttcatacaaaaatATTGATTCGTATGGtatatattaatcatattttttggtaaatatAACTACATTGTAAACAttttcttaacttaattttaaagaatttcaatttcataaatatattatatttaaaacatttttcttttaccatatataaaataatttttttttatttgataattttagggatattttataaactaaagaTATGTAACAATCATGTTGTGTTTTTAAACCATATGACCTGTCACATAATTAGAATAATTTACATTAATGCAAAAATTTTTAGGTCTGATTAAAgctgaaaaattttaatataattctattttaaatcATGTTGTGATTGAAGGTTTTAGACTCAAAACCCGAACTCATATGATcgaatgatataaattatcatgttagaaagttatttatttatgtatttaaatctAGGTATAAGCTGTAAATAAGTTAAACTAACTATTCCTACGTAAATTAATGTTTTaagtaagaatataaaaataattaatattactatGGTTATAATAAGCAGAAGAAGAAGCACTGTGCTGTTATGAAAGGATTGCTAAGCCGAAGAAGAAGATGCCATGAAAGGTCTGAAATACTTCAACTTCTTGTGCATGTTCTACATAGTTGAACGCATCATCCGCGAACTCACACAACATacatttattctaaattaaaaccAAGTTTATTTATCAACAGGCACCTAGTAATATCACTTTACAACTGATTATTTAGATTACAGAACACCAAGGAGCGGCAGGGTTCATCTTCTTTAAGACTTTTTGTTCCACAACTTCTGGCCTGATACATATCAGAAACATAGATCCTTTATTCTCTGACGAATTCTTGTAGTTTCCACTCCAATCCTTGGACTGATGGCCTGAAAATATGGAGATATATAGACAAAGCATTGAAACTTACATGAATATACTTTCATGGTAACTCATTTTCCTTTCTGGTAAACGGTGCATTTGACAAAACGCAACGTTTTGCTACTGAAGATATTTTAGATTGGGTTATTGAGTAAACCCTACCAGACTTGTCTTCTTCAGACAAGACACATCTCGGTCtttcgttttcatttttcttctccttctctatCTCACAGTCAAGACTGGTTTTTTCATATCACTTTTCCAGTTATGGAAGGCTGATTTTGTGTGAAGATTCGACGTTTGTAGTAGgtgaaatttgatattttatgttAACAACTGCAGACAGTCTATCATTTTTTGATCTTGTAACCTAAATCATTCTTTAATGAAAATAGAGGTATCATACAGAAATCTCTCTTAGTTTTATGGTCTTTCAATCattattatgtaaattatttaaagttacAGAGATAAAACAAAGCACTAGGAAGCAAAATTAGCTAGTAATGACAACTCTTCACTTTATAatcttatgaaaaaaaaaatgagttgaagGAGATATGCATGACATTTAAAAAGCTGgtaaagaaagagatgaatatATATACCTGGGATTTAACTACGTATATGACTCTATCGCCTGTATTATACTGAGTAGAGCTGATGACTTCGGCTCCTTCTTGCTGAAGAATACTGATAATGTCATGCAACATGAAGTTCTTCTCCAACCCACATATCAGATTTATTTCCAAACTAGAATCTGAACAACTTATGTTGAGCACAGGTATTCTTGATCCGCTTGCCTTCTTATTTTCATCACCACTAATCTCTTTCAGTAGTAATGCTCTTCGGCGCCTTCGCTCCTCAAGTCTTTCTTGCAGTTGCTTTATATGATTGGTGGCGTTCTCTAACAACTCAGTTGCTGAAACCTAAAATACAAAACACAGATATCTTCATAACTTCATGGGAAAGTAAAGAAACTAGAAATTAATTAAGGATACACACCTTAGAGGATTGTAGAGGAGTCAAGAAAGCAAGCTCGGAGAGAAGCTCCTTCATATGCTTTCTTCTGACTCTTTCCTTCATGTTTCGCTGAAGTCTAGATGCCCCTGATCCATTTCCATTGCCCCGTTCCATATATATTACTCTTTTCAAGCTTTCTCTGCCAAGCGATTCACACACACAAACAAGGACGCAAATGAGCCACGTCGAAACGAATAAATATATACCAGCTCCTCGACTAGTTATACCCAGAGAAATAAATTCTTCATAGATATTTTAGAATCATTGATAAAGACAGGTTACTGTGATAATTACtgcaagagagagagaatttcCTTTGAAAGAAGTTAGCTACCATTGTGCTCATGTGCTACATGATTTTAGCATAGACTATACTATAACTACCAACATGAACAATCCCTGACTCCATACACAAACACAA from the Mangifera indica cultivar Alphonso unplaced genomic scaffold, CATAS_Mindica_2.1 Un_0074, whole genome shotgun sequence genome contains:
- the LOC123207370 gene encoding transcription factor bHLH167-like; the protein is MERGNGNGSGASRLQRNMKERVRRKHMKELLSELAFLTPLQSSKVSATELLENATNHIKQLQERLEERRRRRALLLKEISGDENKKASGSRIPVLNISCSDSSLEINLICGLEKNFMLHDIISILQQEGAEVISSTQYNTGDRVIYVVKSQAISPRIGVETTRIRQRIKDLCF